Within Cellulophaga sp. L1A9, the genomic segment GGGAACCTAAAGCCATCGCATATGGTGCAGAAGGATGTCATTTCTGTAGCATGACTATTGTGGATACCCAACATGCTGCACAGTTTATGACCAAAAAAGGGAGAAGTTATTCTTTTGATGCCACGGAATGTATGTTAAATTATTTACAGGACGTAGCCCCAGAAACTATTGGGCTATATCGGGTAAATGACTACAACAATCCGGGAGTTTTTATTGATGCTAAAGAAGCTACCTATCTAATTAGCAAAAATATTCCTAGCCCTATGGGAGGAAATTTAAGTGCTTTTTCAACAAAAGCAGCAGCAGAGAAAATGCAAGAAGAGAATACGGGTAGCGTGTATTCATGGAAAGAATTACAATCTAAATTTAATAAAGGCTAGTAAATTAATACATACACAAGATTAATGCACCTAAAACCTAAATTTCTTTTAATAGCCATATGTTTTGTAAGTACTTCATTATGGGCAAAAACGATAACCGTTTGTTCAGAATGTGCTGTAAAATCTATTGCTACTGCCATTAAAACGGCGGTA encodes:
- a CDS encoding nitrous oxide reductase accessory protein NosL → MKNQTFIAVLSFLIVSACNREPKAIAYGAEGCHFCSMTIVDTQHAAQFMTKKGRSYSFDATECMLNYLQDVAPETIGLYRVNDYNNPGVFIDAKEATYLISKNIPSPMGGNLSAFSTKAAAEKMQEENTGSVYSWKELQSKFNKG